A genomic segment from Verrucomicrobiota bacterium encodes:
- the galE gene encoding UDP-glucose 4-epimerase GalE, with product MRVFVTGGAGYIGSVCVEELIEARHTVTVYDSLVEGHRAAVDERAELVEGDLEDRKSVSRALKDFAPDAVIHFAAFALVGESMANPGKYFRNNVANGLNLLDAAHEAGVKKFVFSSTCAVHGMPERVPITEDLPQQPVNPYGQSKWMFEKMLAWYRQIHGLEFVVFRYFNAGGASERFGENHRVETHLIPNVLKPALGQAAHCEIYGTDYPTPDGTCIRDYIHVTDLAQAHILALEPRAEGIYNLGNGEGYSVREVIRACEKVSGKKIPAVEKPRRLGDPPRLIASADKAVRELGWKPRFPKLEDIVASAWRWHQAHPEGYPD from the coding sequence ATGCGCGTCTTTGTCACCGGCGGCGCCGGTTATATCGGGTCGGTTTGCGTGGAAGAATTGATCGAGGCCCGGCACACGGTCACGGTCTATGACAGCCTGGTTGAAGGCCATCGCGCCGCGGTGGATGAACGGGCGGAGCTCGTCGAAGGCGATCTCGAGGATCGCAAAAGTGTCAGCCGCGCGTTGAAGGACTTCGCGCCGGACGCCGTCATCCACTTCGCTGCCTTCGCGTTGGTGGGGGAATCGATGGCCAATCCGGGAAAATACTTCCGGAACAACGTCGCCAACGGGTTGAACCTCCTCGACGCCGCGCACGAAGCCGGCGTGAAGAAGTTCGTTTTCAGTTCGACCTGCGCGGTCCATGGCATGCCGGAGCGCGTGCCCATCACGGAGGATTTGCCTCAGCAACCGGTCAACCCCTACGGACAATCGAAATGGATGTTTGAGAAGATGCTCGCGTGGTACCGGCAAATTCACGGGCTGGAGTTTGTCGTGTTTCGCTACTTCAACGCCGGCGGCGCGAGCGAACGCTTTGGCGAGAATCATCGGGTCGAGACCCATCTGATTCCCAACGTCCTCAAGCCCGCGCTGGGCCAGGCGGCGCATTGCGAAATCTACGGCACGGATTATCCGACTCCCGACGGCACCTGCATCCGCGATTACATCCATGTGACTGATTTGGCCCAGGCTCACATTCTCGCGCTCGAACCGCGCGCTGAGGGAATCTACAATCTCGGCAATGGCGAAGGCTACTCGGTCCGTGAAGTCATCCGCGCCTGCGAAAAGGTTTCCGGAAAGAAAATCCCGGCCGTGGAAAAGCCGCGCCGTCTGGGTGATCCGCCGCGCCTGATCGCTTCGGCCGACAAAGCGGTCCGCGAACTCGGTTGGAAGCCCAGGTTTCCGAAGCTGGAGGACATCGTCGCCTCGGCCT
- a CDS encoding DUF1080 domain-containing protein — protein MPHTVEWLRLFLPLPLLLLLAAGETVRAADNELIAAEASGGWILLFDGRSHRGWMNSDRTAPRVPVKDGVLNPHKAGHYMLVHTQQWENFVLALDFKISPRCNSGIFVRTSSLTPRPGKDVGFNGLEIALDDTRGAGFHDTGALYDLVKPSKNAMKPAGEWNHIEITCNQNFIEVVLNGENVLRADLSQFNEPNKRPDGTEHKFDVAYKDHPRRGYIGLQDHGSPCWFKNIKLRPLDRPQGR, from the coding sequence ATGCCACACACCGTTGAATGGTTACGCCTCTTCCTTCCGTTGCCGTTGCTCCTGCTGCTTGCGGCCGGAGAGACGGTTCGTGCTGCCGACAACGAACTCATCGCGGCGGAAGCGAGCGGGGGTTGGATTTTGCTGTTCGATGGCCGATCCCACCGCGGCTGGATGAACAGCGACCGCACAGCCCCGCGGGTCCCGGTGAAGGACGGCGTGCTCAATCCGCACAAAGCCGGCCATTACATGCTCGTCCACACCCAGCAATGGGAGAACTTCGTTCTCGCGCTCGATTTCAAGATCAGCCCCCGCTGCAACAGCGGCATCTTCGTCCGGACTTCTTCCCTGACGCCGCGACCGGGCAAGGATGTCGGCTTCAACGGCCTGGAAATCGCCCTCGACGACACCCGGGGCGCTGGCTTCCACGACACGGGCGCGCTCTACGATCTGGTGAAACCCTCCAAGAACGCGATGAAACCCGCCGGCGAATGGAACCATATCGAGATCACCTGCAATCAGAACTTCATCGAAGTCGTTCTGAACGGGGAGAATGTCCTGCGCGCGGATCTGAGCCAATTCAATGAACCGAACAAACGCCCCGACGGCACCGAGCACAAGTTTGACGTGGCTTACAAAGATCATCCGCGCCGCGGTTACATCGGCCTTCAAGATCACGGCAGTCCGTGCTGGTTCAAAAACATCAAGCTGCGCCCGCTGGACAGACCGCAGGGCCGGTAG